The Streptomyces collinus DNA segment GGTCCTCTCGGTCGGGCTGATGTCCGAGACCAGCCTGGACGCCGTACCTGACATCTCCTGTCAGGTACGGGGGGTACGCCGCGACAATGGCCCCCATGCGCGCCGACCGGCTCCTCTCCCTGCTCCTGCTGCTCCAGAACCGCGGGCGGATGACCGCACCCGAGCTCGCCGCCGAGCTGGAGGTGTCGGTGCGGACGGTCTACCGGGACGTCGAGGCGCTGGGGGCGGCCGGTGTGCCGGTGTGCGCCGACCGGGGGCCCGAGGGCGGCTACCGGCTGGTCGAGGGGTACCGGACGCGGCTGACCGGTCTGACCGACGCCGAGGCCGGTTCGCTGTTCCTCGCCGGGATGCCCGGGCCGGCACGGGACCTGGGGCTGGGGGCGGTCCTGGCCAGCGCCCAGCTGAAGGTCCAGGCGGCCCTGCCCGCCGAGTTGTCCGCGCAGGCGCGGCGGGTCCAGGAGCGGTTCCATCTGGACGCGCCCGCCTGGTTCCGGGAGGCCGACCCGGTGCCGTGCCTGGAGGCCGTGGCGTCGGCCGTGTGGGAGCGGCGGACCCTGCGGCTGCACTACCGGCGCTGGCGCGGCGAGGTGCACCGGGAGGTGCGGCCGCTGGGGCTCGTCCTGAAGGGCGGCATCTGGTACCTGGTCGCCCTCGCGGAGGAGGCCGTACGGACCTACCGGGTGTCGCGCGTGCTGGACGTGGAGGAGACGGGGGACGTCTTCGAGCGGCCCGCGGGGTTCGACCTGGCCGCCTACTGGGCCGAGTCCTCGCGGCGTCTGGAGGCCGCCCTGCGGCAGGACACCGCCCTGCTGCGGATCTCGCCCCGCGCGCGGCAGCTGCTGCCGATGCAGTTCGGCGCGGCGGGCGTACGGGCCCTGGGCAGCGCGGGGCCGCCCGACGGGGACGGCTGGGTGGAGGTGGAGCTGACCGTGGAGTCGGAGGCGGTCGCCGTGGGAGATCTGCTCCGGCTCGGCCCGGAGGCGGAGGTGCTCGGCCCTCCCGGGCTCCGGCAGGCCGTGGCCCGGGCGGTGGCGGCGCTGGCGGACCGGTACCTGGCGGACCGGTACCAGGAGTCGTCGGCCCCTATCGACCGGTTGTGACGTGACTCTTCTCGACCGGTTGTGACGTGCCTCTTCGAAAATTTCCGCGAAGTTCACAGGCCCGGAACTACTGACAGACGTGTGAACGCCAGGTACCGTCCTGAGCCAGTTCACACGCGTGGACTACACCACAACGGAACACCCGTCGTGGCACCGCCTTCCTACTCGGATCGTCCGGCACGTTCCTGCCGGTAGAAGGGGTTCATTCACCATGGCCACTGTCTCGTTCGACAAGGCGACCCGGATCTACCCGGGTTCCACCAAGCCCGCCGTCGACGCGCTGGAGATCGACATCGAGGACGGCGAGTTCCTCGTCCTCGTCGGCCCCTCCGGCTGCGGCAAGTCCACCTCGCTCCGCATGCTCGCGGGCCTGGAGGACGTCAACGGCGGCGCCATCCGCATCGGTGACCGCGACGTCACGCACCTGCCGCCGAAGGACCGGGACATCGCCATGGTGTTCCAGAACTACGCGCTCTACCCGCACATGACCGTCGCCGACAACATGGGCTTCGCGCTCAAGATCGCCGGCGTCAACAAGGCGGAGATCCGGCAGAAGGTCGAGGAGGCCGCGAAGATCCTCGACCTCACGGACTACCTGGACCGCAAGCCGAAGGCCCTCTCCGGCGGTCAGCGCCAGCGCGTCGCCATGGGCCGCGCCATCGTGCGTGAGCCCCAGGTGTTCCTCATGGACGAGCCGCTGTCCAACCTGGACGCCAAGCTCCGTGTGTCCACGCGTACGCAGATCGCCTCGCTCCAGCGCCGCCTGGGCATCACCACCGTCTACGTCACCCACGACCAGGTCGAGGCCATGACGATGGGCGACCGCGTGGCGGTCCTCAAGGACGGCCTGCTCCAGCAGATCGACACCCCGCGCAACATGTACGACAAGCCCGCCAACCTCTTCGTGGCCGGCTTCATCGGCTCCCCGGCGATGAACCTCGTCGAGGTGCCGATCACCGACGGCGGCGTGAAGTTCGGCAAGTCGGTCGTGCCGGTGCAGCGTGACGCGATCGCCGCCGCCACCGACAAGACCGTCACCGTCGGCGTCCGCCCCGAGCACTTCGAGGTGGCCGGCGCGGACGCCGAGCTGGGCCTCGCCGTCACGGTGAACGTCGTCGAGGAGCTCGGCGCCGACGCGTACGTCTACGGCACCGCCAAGGTCGGCGACGACTCCAAGGACCTCGTCGTCCGCGTCAGCGGCCGTGACGTCCCGGAGAAGGGCAGCCAGCTGCACGTCGTGCCCCGCTCCGGCGAGACCCACGTCTTCTCGACGTCGACCGGTGCGCGCCTGTCCGACTGATCAACCAGCAGACGCACAACCCCGGGTGAATCACCCGAGTTGACGACGAGGGCCCCGCAGCGTGCTGCGGGGCCCTTGCCGTTGTCGACAAATACCCCGGCAGACCGGACGTTTCGAGCTCTGTGCGTCAACGCCCTACCCAGAAAGTGGCACTCTCTCATCCCCCGAACCGGTGACTAAATGTCTACAAACCATTACCGGGCGCTACCCTCACACGCGTGAAGCACTCCATGAACCAACAGACGCGACGCGGCCAGGGCCCCGCCCGCCGGATCGGCCGCACCCTCGCTTTCGTCCTGCCCGTCGTCCTGGTGCTCTCCGGGACCCTCGCGGTCACCCGAGTCAACTGGTCGGGGAACTCCACCGACCCGGTGCTCACCGCCGCGGACACCGCCGTGGGCAGCCCGCGGGCGGCCAAGCGCGCCCCCCAGGACATCCTGCGCGACAAGCTGCTGACCGAACTGCAGGAGGAGGACCCGGGCGTCGCCCTCACCCACCTCCAACAGGCCGTCAACGGCCGCCCGTCGCTGGCGAAGCACTGCGCGTCCATCGCCCGCGCCCTCGGCCAGGCCGCCGTCCGCGTCTACGGCCCGACCCGCGCCCAGTCCTACGCGCGCCCGGTGTGCGACACCGCCTTCGCCACCGGCGTCGCCGCCGCGCACAGCTGAGCACATCGCCCTGCCGACGGGTGGGAAGTCCACTACGGCTGACGTGAGATCGATCGTCGGCCGCTGTCCCGGGCGGGACGCCACGTACAGTTCGTGTCCATGAGCGATCCGAGCGCCGCGTCCCGCCCCGTTCAAGCCGTCGTTCTGGCCGGTGGCCAGGGCTCCCGGCTGCGTCCGTACACCGACGACCGGCCCAAGCCGATGGTCGAGATCCCCGGGACGGGGACGCCGATCATCGGCCATCAGCTGTCCTGGCTCGCCGACGAGGGTGTGACCGACGTCGTGGTCTCCTGCGGTCATCTCGCCGAGGTGCTGCAGAAGTGGCTGGAGACGGCCGAGTTGCCCGTCTCCGTCACGACGGTCGTCGAGCCGGAGCCGCTCGGGCGCGGCGGCGGCCTCAAGTACGCCGCGGCGCATCTCCCGCACCCCGACCAGCCCTGGTACGCGACCAACGGGGACATCTGGACGCGCTTCTCGCTGCGGGACATGGCCGATTTCCATGCCGAGCGCGATGCCGTCGCGACGTTGGCGCTGGCGCGGCCCCGGCTGCCGTGGGGGGCGGTGCAGACCGACGGGTTCGGGCGCATCACCGACTTCATCGAGGCGCCGCCGTCGACGTTCGAGATCAACGCCGGCGTGTACGTCTTCTCCCCCGAGTTCGCCGGGTTGTTGCCGCACCGGGGTGACCATGAGCGGACGACGTTTCCCCATCTGGCCCGTGAGCGGCGGCTGGCCGGGTTCACGATCCCCCAGGGGTCGTACTGGCGGGCCATCGACACGGCGAAGGATCTGACGGAGGCGGCGAAGGAACTGGCGGCGGGGCGCTAGCCGGCTGCGGTGCGCGGTGTGCGGTGTGCTTCGGCCGCGGGTCCGTCGTGGTTGCTCGCGCCGTTCCCCGCGCCCCCGAGGGGCGTCTGACCCCTACGTGTGGAAAGGCCCCGCACCTCCCGGTGCGGGGCCTTCTGTCGCTCGGGTCGGGTGTTAGCCCAGCAGGCCGCCTACCAGGCCCTGGCGGCCCGTGGAGGACGAGCCGCCGTTGCCCGAGCCGCCCGTCGAGCCCGTGCCGCCCGTCGCCGTGCCGCCCGTCGCCGTGCCTCCGGAGGTGGGGCCGGTCGTGGTGCTGGGGGCCTGGTTCTCCGGGGTGGACTGCTGGGGCGGGGCCTGGCCCGCGGTGCCCTGGGTCTGACTGGGCGAGCCGCCGGTGACGGTGCCGGTGTCGCGGGTGGCGTCCGGCCGGGTCGTGGTGCCCGCGCTCGGGCTCGCGGAGCCGGCCGTGGCGCCCTGGGTGGGCGAGGTGGAGGCCGACGGGGTCCGCTTCTCCTTGCGCTTGCCGGGCTCACCCGGGAGCGGGGAGCCGGGCAGCTCGTTGCGCGGGGCCTCGCCGGGGCCCGGGACGACGACCCGGTCGGCGTCGCGGACGGCACCGCCGAGCAGCGAGCCGACGAGCAGGGTGACGCCGGTGGCGATGGCGGTGACGAGGACGCCGCGGCGCAGCACGTAGCGGCGCAGGTCCCAGATGTCGGCGCGGGGGCCGAGACGGCGCCAGGCGCTGTCGGCCAGACGGCCGTCGACGGAATACACGGGGGCGCCGGCGATGATCAGCGGCGACCAGGCGGCGAGGTAGATGATGTCGGGCGTCTCGTAGGCGGGGACGCTCTTCCAGCTGACCGTGACCAGCAGCGCGGCCGACAGCAGGGCGCCCAGGCTGGCGGCGACGCGCTGCCAGCAGCCCAGCACCGTCAGGACGCCGACGATGACCTGGGCGAAGGCGATGACCAGTCCGGCGCCGACCGGGTGCTCCAGGGCGAACTGGCGCAGCGGCTCGGCGACTTCCCACGGGTGCAGCGTGTTGAGCCACTTGACCATGGAGCCACGCTTGCCGCCTTCGAAGTAGACGGGGTCGCACAGCTTGCCCATGCCGGCGTAGATGGAGATGAAGCCGAGGAAGACGCGCAGCGGAAGCAGGACGACGGCGAGGTTCATCCGGCGGCCCGGGTAGTAGGCGTGCCGGGCCGGGTCGTCGCCGTGCCGCTTGGCCCGGCGCCCGGTGCCGTCCGCGCCGGGGGCGGACTCCTCGAAATCGTCGTCCTCGTAGGCCGGTTCGCCGTACGCCGGTTCGTCGTAGGCGCTGCCGACGGTACGCATGGGCGGCAGCAGCCGGGTGCCGTCGGCGGGTTCGTGGGTGCGCTGGGGGCCGACGACCGGGGTCTCGACGGTCTGGGCGAGGTTGTCCTCGTAGCCGGCGCCGCCGTAGCCCGCGCCCGGGTACCCGGGGTCGTCGTAGCCCGGGCCCACACGGGAGATGACCTGGGTGGCCCCGGTGTCGGAGCCGGACTCGTCGGCGTGGCGGACGCTCTCGTGCCGCGCGGCCTGCAGGAGCCGGTGCGCGCCGGTGTCGTCGGGGGCGGATCTGCCGCTCCAGACCACGGGCCGGCGGCGAGCGGTGGCCCCGTCCGCCCCGCCCCCCACCTGGGGGATGCGGGCGGTGTCCTCGGTGGCGGTCAGGTGCCGTGCGACCCGGGGGGACTGAACGCGACGCGTCGAGACGCCCAACTGCACGCGGAAACTCGCGTGATTGACGATGACCTGCGCCGGGTCGCTCGGCACCTTCACCATGCTCAGCGCGGGAGCGTCGTCGAGTCCCGACGAGCGGTCCACCGTGGGTGTGCGGGGTGTTCTGGTGTCCACACTCATCTAACCGAGTGACGTCGCGTTAGGACACTGCTTTGACCCGCCGGATCTGTCCGGACCCCGTCAAGCTTGTCCTCTTCGCCCCGGTGACACCGGAATTACCCCGCACGGGTGACGTTCCGGACGCCTGTTCAGTGGCGTCGGCGGGCCGCCTCGTACAGCACGATCCCCGCCGCCACACCGGCGTTGAGCGACTCGGCGCCGCCCGGCATCGGGATCCGCACCCGCACGTCACAGGTCTCCCCGACCAGCCGGGACAGCCCCTTGCCCTCGCTGCCGACGACGATGACGACCGGGCCGTCCAGCGCCGGAAGCTCGCCGAGCTCGGCCTCGCCGTCGGCGGCCAGGCCGACGACCGTGATGCCGGCCTTCTTGTACGCCTCCAGGGTCCGGGTGAGGTTGGTGGCGCGGGCGACCGGGGTGCGGGCCGCCGTACCGGCGGACGTCTTCCAGGCACCGGCCGTCATACCGGCCGCACGGCGCTCGGGGACGACCACGCCGTGACCGCCGAAGGCGGAGACGGAGCGGACGACCGCGCCGAGGTTGCGCGGGTCGGTGACGCCGTCGAGGGCGACGATCAGCGGGTCCACACCCTCGTCGTAGGCGGCGGACGCCAGGTCCTCGGGGTGGGCGTACTCGTACGGCGGGACCTGGAGGACCATGCCCTGGTGGTTGAGCCCGTTGGTCATCCGGTCCAGCTCGGGACGCGGGGCCTCCATGAGGTTGATCCCGCCGCGCTCGGCGGCGACCTGGAGGGCCTCGCGCACCCGCTCGTCGTTGTCGATGAACTGCTGGACGTAGAGCGTGGACGCCGGGACGCCCTCGCGCAGCGCCTCCAGGACCGGGTTGCGCCCGACGACCAGCTCGGACGTGCCCTTGCCGCCCCGGCCGCGCACGGTGGGCCGGCGCACGGCCTGCTTCGCCTTGGCGTTGGCGACGCGGTTCTTCTTGTGCCCCTTGCGCATCTCGGCGGGCGGGGTCGGGCCCTTGCCTTCCAGGCCCCGGCGCCGCTGGCCGCCACTGCCGACCTGCGCGCCCTTCTTGCCGGACATGCGGCGGTTGTTCGCGGCCATTGAGCTACCTGTCTCCGTGAAGTGATGCGTACGTACGTCTGTGTGTACGGCTCTTGTCTCTGTGCAGTGTGCCGCCCGGAGGCCCGGGCGGCACAGTCGGGCAGCCCGTGGGGCTTGTCTCAGCGCGGGCCGAGGCTCCATCGCGGCCCCTGCGGGCTGTCCTCGATGACCAGACCGGACTGGCCGAGCTGGTCGCGGATGGCGTCCGCGGTGGGCCAGTCCTTGCGGGCCCGGGCGGCCTCGCGCTGGTCGAGGACCATGCGCACGAGCGTGTCGACCACGCCGTGCAGGTCCTCGCCGCGGTCGCCCTCCCCGGCCCACTGGGGATCCAGCGGGTCGAGGCCGAGCACGCCGAGCATCGCGCGGACCTCGGCGAGCCGGGCCACCGCGGCTTCCTTGTCGTCGGCGGCCAGCGCGCTGTTGCCCTGCCGGACGGTGGTGTGCACCACGGCGAGCGCCTGGGGCACGCCCAGGTCGTCGTCCATGGCCTCGGCGAAGGCGAGCGGCACCTCGGGGGCGGGCTCGACGACGCCGGCCTTCTCCACCACGCGCTGCACGAAGCCCTCGATCCGCGCGAACGCCGACTCGGCCTCGCGCAGTGCCTCCTCGCTGTACTCGATCATCGAGCGGTAGTGCGGGGTGCCGAGGTAGTAGCGCAGCACGATGGGCCGCCAGCG contains these protein-coding regions:
- a CDS encoding DoxX family protein — translated: MSVDTRTPRTPTVDRSSGLDDAPALSMVKVPSDPAQVIVNHASFRVQLGVSTRRVQSPRVARHLTATEDTARIPQVGGGADGATARRRPVVWSGRSAPDDTGAHRLLQAARHESVRHADESGSDTGATQVISRVGPGYDDPGYPGAGYGGAGYEDNLAQTVETPVVGPQRTHEPADGTRLLPPMRTVGSAYDEPAYGEPAYEDDDFEESAPGADGTGRRAKRHGDDPARHAYYPGRRMNLAVVLLPLRVFLGFISIYAGMGKLCDPVYFEGGKRGSMVKWLNTLHPWEVAEPLRQFALEHPVGAGLVIAFAQVIVGVLTVLGCWQRVAASLGALLSAALLVTVSWKSVPAYETPDIIYLAAWSPLIIAGAPVYSVDGRLADSAWRRLGPRADIWDLRRYVLRRGVLVTAIATGVTLLVGSLLGGAVRDADRVVVPGPGEAPRNELPGSPLPGEPGKRKEKRTPSASTSPTQGATAGSASPSAGTTTRPDATRDTGTVTGGSPSQTQGTAGQAPPQQSTPENQAPSTTTGPTSGGTATGGTATGGTGSTGGSGNGGSSSTGRQGLVGGLLG
- a CDS encoding ABC transporter ATP-binding protein, translated to MATVSFDKATRIYPGSTKPAVDALEIDIEDGEFLVLVGPSGCGKSTSLRMLAGLEDVNGGAIRIGDRDVTHLPPKDRDIAMVFQNYALYPHMTVADNMGFALKIAGVNKAEIRQKVEEAAKILDLTDYLDRKPKALSGGQRQRVAMGRAIVREPQVFLMDEPLSNLDAKLRVSTRTQIASLQRRLGITTVYVTHDQVEAMTMGDRVAVLKDGLLQQIDTPRNMYDKPANLFVAGFIGSPAMNLVEVPITDGGVKFGKSVVPVQRDAIAAATDKTVTVGVRPEHFEVAGADAELGLAVTVNVVEELGADAYVYGTAKVGDDSKDLVVRVSGRDVPEKGSQLHVVPRSGETHVFSTSTGARLSD
- the rlmB gene encoding 23S rRNA (guanosine(2251)-2'-O)-methyltransferase RlmB, whose product is MAANNRRMSGKKGAQVGSGGQRRRGLEGKGPTPPAEMRKGHKKNRVANAKAKQAVRRPTVRGRGGKGTSELVVGRNPVLEALREGVPASTLYVQQFIDNDERVREALQVAAERGGINLMEAPRPELDRMTNGLNHQGMVLQVPPYEYAHPEDLASAAYDEGVDPLIVALDGVTDPRNLGAVVRSVSAFGGHGVVVPERRAAGMTAGAWKTSAGTAARTPVARATNLTRTLEAYKKAGITVVGLAADGEAELGELPALDGPVVIVVGSEGKGLSRLVGETCDVRVRIPMPGGAESLNAGVAAGIVLYEAARRRH
- a CDS encoding helix-turn-helix transcriptional regulator; this encodes MRADRLLSLLLLLQNRGRMTAPELAAELEVSVRTVYRDVEALGAAGVPVCADRGPEGGYRLVEGYRTRLTGLTDAEAGSLFLAGMPGPARDLGLGAVLASAQLKVQAALPAELSAQARRVQERFHLDAPAWFREADPVPCLEAVASAVWERRTLRLHYRRWRGEVHREVRPLGLVLKGGIWYLVALAEEAVRTYRVSRVLDVEETGDVFERPAGFDLAAYWAESSRRLEAALRQDTALLRISPRARQLLPMQFGAAGVRALGSAGPPDGDGWVEVELTVESEAVAVGDLLRLGPEAEVLGPPGLRQAVARAVAALADRYLADRYQESSAPIDRL
- a CDS encoding nucleotidyltransferase family protein — translated: MSDPSAASRPVQAVVLAGGQGSRLRPYTDDRPKPMVEIPGTGTPIIGHQLSWLADEGVTDVVVSCGHLAEVLQKWLETAELPVSVTTVVEPEPLGRGGGLKYAAAHLPHPDQPWYATNGDIWTRFSLRDMADFHAERDAVATLALARPRLPWGAVQTDGFGRITDFIEAPPSTFEINAGVYVFSPEFAGLLPHRGDHERTTFPHLARERRLAGFTIPQGSYWRAIDTAKDLTEAAKELAAGR